The window GCGCTCGGGTCCCAGCACCACGCGGTAGCCCGTCACGTCCAGCTCTTCGACCGTGAAGAACGCCCATAGATCGTGCAGCGCATACGTGTGCACGTGGGTCATGTCCCAGGAACGGGGCTCCGGCAGATAGGCGGCATTGGGCGTCTGCAGCACCAGCACGCCTCGCGGGGAGAGCAGCTCGAGCATCCGCCGCAGCAGCGCGATGCCGTCGCTCAGCGGCAGATGCTCCAGCACGTCGAGACACAGAATGGCGCCATACGTCCGGCGCACCTCGTTCAGGTCGGCGTACGTCCAGGGCCCGCCGTCGCCGATGTCCTGGGTGTGGTATTCGCCGCGATAGCCGGCAGCCTGCAGCTTCCGCATGACGCGGAGGTCGCCGGCGCCGACGTCGAGCAGGGAGGGTGCGTCGCGGATCGCCTCGAAGTAGACGCGCTCGATGTCGCAGAGGCTGTCGGTTTCCCACCATCGCCGTACGGGGAAGCGGGGGAATCCGCGCTTCAGGAGCGCTTTCCGCTTCCAGTAGGTCTCGTACGCCGGATGGCCGGACAACCGGACCTGCCTCCTTGGAAGGGCGGTGTGGAGGGCGGAGCCGCCGCGACGGACCGCCTACTCCTTGAAGGGCCGCCCGAGAGGGGGGCCTACTCCTTCAGCAGCTTCGCGAACTCGTCGGTGAGCGCGGGGACGATCTGGTAGAGGTCGCCTACGACGCCGTAGCTGGCCACCTTGAAGATGGGCGCCTCTTTGTCTTTATTGATGGCGACGATGGTCCGCGCGGAGGACATTCCGGCCAGGTGCTGGATGGCGCCTGAGATTCCCACGGCAAAATAGAGCGTGGGGTTCACGACCTTTCCGGTCTGGCCCACTTGATAACTGTGATCGATCCAGCCGGCGTCCACCGCGGCGCGCGAGGCGCCCAGCGTGGCGCCGAGCACTTTACAGAGCTTTCGCAATAATTCGAAATTCTCGGGACCGCCCATGGCGCGGCCTCCGCTGACGATGATGTTGGCCTCGGTCAGGTCGGCCACGCCGCCCTCGGTGGCTTCGAACGAGACGACCCGCGCGCGCACGCGCACGTCGCCCAGCGCGATCGTCTCGACCGCGGCGCTGCGCGCGGCATCGGCCGCGGCGGGCTGGAAGGTATTCGGACGGACCGACGCCACGCACGGCCTCGCGGCGCCGAACGCGACCTGCGCGAAGGCTTTGCCCGCGAACACCGGGCGGCGCGCGATGAGTCCGCCGTCCTTCCACTCGAATCCCACGCAGTCGGAAGCGAGTCCCGCGCCGAGCCGCGCTGCGGCGCGCGCGGAGAGATCGCGTCCCTGGCCCGTCGCGCCGAAGAGGAGCACTTCGGGGGACAGAGCCTCCACCGCCTGCTTCACCGCTTCGGCGTACGCCTCGGGAGCGTAGGTCTCCAGCGCCGGTCCCGTGACGTGCACGACGCGATCGGCTCCGAACGTCGCGAGACGCTCCGCTTCGCCGGCCGCGGCGGGTCCGATCACCACCGCGCCGACCGTGCCGCCCG of the Candidatus Binatia bacterium genome contains:
- a CDS encoding methyltransferase domain-containing protein encodes the protein MSGHPAYETYWKRKALLKRGFPRFPVRRWWETDSLCDIERVYFEAIRDAPSLLDVGAGDLRVMRKLQAAGYRGEYHTQDIGDGGPWTYADLNEVRRTYGAILCLDVLEHLPLSDGIALLRRMLELLSPRGVLVLQTPNAAYLPEPRSWDMTHVHTYALHDLWAFFTVEELDVTGYRVVLGPEREGFAVAMRTGLQRWVKQKLLGCDFANNAAVIARKRA
- a CDS encoding electron transfer flavoprotein subunit alpha/FixB family protein; amino-acid sequence: MASPVKVAVVAETKGGAVRKIALEMLAEAKRLAAEAGGTVGAVVIGPAAAGEAERLATFGADRVVHVTGPALETYAPEAYAEAVKQAVEALSPEVLLFGATGQGRDLSARAAARLGAGLASDCVGFEWKDGGLIARRPVFAGKAFAQVAFGAARPCVASVRPNTFQPAAADAARSAAVETIALGDVRVRARVVSFEATEGGVADLTEANIIVSGGRAMGGPENFELLRKLCKVLGATLGASRAAVDAGWIDHSYQVGQTGKVVNPTLYFAVGISGAIQHLAGMSSARTIVAINKDKEAPIFKVASYGVVGDLYQIVPALTDEFAKLLKE